The following coding sequences lie in one Kwoniella dendrophila CBS 6074 chromosome 10, complete sequence genomic window:
- a CDS encoding anthranilate phosphoribosyltransferase yields MAAEYTPDTFKVLLKKLVQTPDEFTPEDCAKCFRHLCVQGASDAQAGAFLTALTLSGLEASPDIVAACASVLREHAINVTDLIPEVKDQHGHGMWDYRDSDKEGDGYAGLVDIVGTGGDGWDTYNVSTTAAVVVAGSGVRVAKHGSKAATSTSGSADLLLSLDCRLAFPVSEVHKFLEHSPFLFLFAPHYHPSLAHIAPIRRSLNFRTIFNILGPLINPSRPQRMLLGVARKDLGDTFAEVLRLLNVERALVVCGKEGLDEISPAGETRTWWLENGEITKGSIHPTEDFGLPLHSLSSVRGATPDLNALTFNSILSNSSSAPAHLSSPVDQDSPTLDSIRDYVLLNSAALLHVSGKAKSWKEGVEIARESIESGGAKAAFEGFRDASKKAMGEHVNEMAVEDDGGIAAKNGFVKAWLKDKGRSRAGSIRQE; encoded by the exons ATGGCTGCAGAATATACCCCAGATACCTTCAAGGTACTTTTAAAAAAGCTTGTGCAGACCCCTGACGAGTTCACACCTGAAGATTGTGCTAAATGTTTTAGACATTTATGTGTACAAGGAGCAAGTGATGCTCAG GCTGGTGCTTTCTTGACTGCACTTACACTATCTGGTCTAGAAGCATCCCCAGATATTGTTGCAGCATGTGCATCCGTTCTCCGAGAACATGCTATAAACGTTACAGATTTGATACCTGAAGTGAAAGATCAACATGGTCATGGAATGTGGGACTATAGGGATTCggataaagaaggtgatggatATGCGGGCTTAGTTGATATAGTAGGAACAGGTGGAGATGGATGGGATACATATAACGTATCTACAACTGCTGCTGTAGTAGTCGCAGGATCAGGTGTACGAGTTGCTAAG CACGGATCAAAAGCagcaacttcaacatcaggCTCAGCAGATTTACTCTTATCATTAGATTGCAGATTAGCATTTCCAGTATCTGAAGTACATAAATTCTTAGAACATTCACCTTTCTTATTTTTATTCGCACCACATTACcatccttctttagctcATATCGCACCTATTCGACGTAGTTTGAATTTTAGAacaatcttcaatatcttggGACCTTTGATCAATCCTTCAAGACCACAAAGAATGCTATTGGGTGTAGCTAGAAAAGACTTAGGTGATACATTTGCAGAAGTTTTAAGGTTATTGAAtgttgaaagagctttagTTGTTTGCGGTAAAGAAGGCTTAGATGAAATTTCTCCCGCAGGTGAAACTCGG ACCTGGTGGTTggaaaatggtgaaattaCAAAAGGCTCAATTCACCCAACTGAAGATTTCGGATTACCTTtacattcattatcatccGTTCGTGGAGCTACCCCAGATTTGAATGCTTTAACATTcaattcaatattatcaaattcttcttctgcacctgCACATTTAAGTTCACCTGTTGATCAAGATTCACCTACATTAGATTCAATCAGAGATTACGTTCTATTGAACTCTGCAGCTTTGTTACAtgtttcaggtaaagctaaatcatggaaagaaggtgttgaaaTTGCAAGAGAATCAATTGAGTCAGGTGGCGCAAAAGCTGCATTTGAAGGTTTTAGAGATGCAAGTAAGAAAGCAATGGGTGAACATGTCAATGAAATggctgttgaagatgatggtggtataGCAGCTAAGAATGGTTTCGTAAAGGCTTGGTTGAAAGACAAAGGTAGAAGTAGAGCTGGTTCAATCAGACAGGAGTAA
- a CDS encoding polynucleotide kinase 3'-phosphatase, which yields MPAVKRSAEGGEPAAKKPHPFFSGAAQKILGEFQPSPPTLIHFTHLDPFASSSSTIAVPTASSSSNGMKKKKIAISFYDLDGTLIKPRLGGQFPKSRDDWMWWHPSVPEFLKKEHEQGKHLIVISNQGDPREKIKQEWRAKLSLIAAKIPKDVPISILAALSKSDKYRKPGIGMYEVVEKLYRDKGYEIDLDNSVFVGDAAGRVGKGPQSKDHGDTDYKFALNVGLKFVTPEEHFLKHPRPHFPEPPVGFLPSKLGNLATLPHIVPSNTPITRSNLEIVLFVGPPASGKSSFYRKHFAIEGYEHINQDLLGTRDKCLRIAETFLGEGTKVVIDNTNRNKETRAYWIRLAMRMKIPIRLFHFLCPLELAKHNNVYRACYGPSDEPTRTLLPMLAFNSYGAAFEKPSIDEGFDEIRGVNFHFEGSDEQRRKWDMYMLESKR from the exons ATGCCAGCAGTCAAGAGGTCTGCTGAAGGTGGAGAACCGGCAGCGAAGAAAC CTCATCCGTTCTTCAGTGGTGCTGCTCAAAAGATCTTAGGAGAATTtcaaccttcaccacctacatTAATCCATTTCACTCATTTGGACCCgtttgcttcttcttcttctacaatcGCTGTACCCACAGCATCTTCTAGCTCCAAtggaatgaagaagaagaaaatagctATCTCCTTCTACGATCTTGATGGGACACTTATAAAGCCAAGGTTAGGCGGACAATTTCCCAAAAGTAGAGATGATTGGATGTGGTGGCATCCTAGTGTACCTGAATTTTTAAAGAAAGAACATGAACAGGGGAAACATTTGATTGTAATTTCGAATCAAGGTGATCCAAGAGAAAAGATCAAACAAGAATGGAgagctaaattatctttaattgCTGCTAAA ATACCGAAAGATGTTCCAATAAGTATATTAGCagcattatcaaaatctgataaatATAGAAAACCCGGTATAGGAATGTATGAAGTTGTGGAAAAGCTATATCGTGATAAAGGATATGAGATAG atCTGGATAATTCAGTATTTGTGGGAGATGCTGCTGGCAGAGTTGGAAAAGGCCCTCAAAGCAAGGACCATGGTGATACAGACTACAAATTTGCTTTGAATGTTGGATTGAAATTTGTTACTCCTGAG GAACATTTCCTGAAACATCCTCGACCGCATTTTCCTGAACCACCAGTTGGCTTCTTACCTTCCAAACTAGGTAACCTTGCAACTC TCCCTCATATTGTCCCTTCGAATACTCCGATCACTCGTTCGAACTTAGAGATAGTATTATTTGTTGGTCCACCCGCATCAGgcaaatcatctttttacCGAAAACATTTCGCTATTGAAGGTTACGAACATataaatcaagatttattaggtacCAGAGACAAGTGTTTGAGAATTGCTGAAACATTCTTGGGGGAAGGTACAAAGGTAGTTATAGATAATACAAATAGAAATAAAGAAACTAGAGCGTATTGGATTCGATTAGCTATGCGAATGAAAATCCCTATAAG GCTGTTCCATTTTCTTTGTCCTCTTGAACTCGCCAAACACAATAACGTATATCGAGCGTGCTATGGTCCATCAGACGAGCCCACTCGTACTCTCTTACCAATGTTAGCATTCAATTCATATGGCGCAGCTTTCGAAAAACCTTCAATAGACGAAGGTTTCGATGAAATCAGAGGCGTAAATTTCCATTTCGAAGGATCAGACGagcaaagaagaaaatgggaTATGTACATGTTAGAAtctaaaaggtaa